GTACTGGTCGGGCAGGGTTCCCCAGCCGTGCCGGACCAGCGGTAGCGGCGGCGGGTGCGCCACGGCCGCCCCCTCGTCGCGGCGCACCGTGCACAGGTGGGTCCAGTCCGCGCCGAGGTCGAAGACGTAGGCGAAGATGGCGCCGGGGTCAGCAGACCCAGCCGGGTGGACCGGCCGTCCCGGGTGTCGGGAAAGGCGGGACCGTCCCGCCACGCCGACCAGCTGACCTCGATCCCGTCCGGCAGGACGAACATTCGCAGGTGGTCCAGGTCCCAGCCGGCCGGGGTGAGGTTGTCGTCGTCATGCCGGTGAGCGTGCCGACGGCGGGCATCGGCGCGGTTTCACGCGCGGGGGCCTGCCGGGAAACTCAGCCCCCCGCCGTCAGCGGGGCATCTCGCGCCAGCCGGGACGAGCCCCGCGCCACGCCCCGGCGAGGATGCTCGCCGAGCCCCGGCTCGGGCATTCCTGGATCCTCGACCGGCCGGTGACCCCGCCGATCTGGGCCTGGACCTCCCAGCGGTGCCCGTCCGTACAGATGTAGACGTCGCGGCGCCCGCGAGGGGTGCTGACCCCGTTCCACCAGTGTTCCTCGACGATCACCTGGTGACGGTATCGCAGCGGCCACCCGGCCCGCACCTGCCGGTGCGGGCCGGGTGGCCGGTCAGCCGTCCAGGCGGCGGACCATGTTCATGATCGTCTCGACCTGGTAGCCACCCTTGATCGGGTAGTTGGTGGCACCGAGGTAGCCCCACCAGTCCCAGCAGCCGTTCGGGTTCACCCCGGACGCGATCGCCTGCGGATAGAGCACGATGAGCCGGTTGGTGTCGGCGTACTGGTTGAGGTTGGCCCGGTCGACGAAGGCGGTGCCGACCTTCGCGTACCCCTGCGCGCAGCCGTGCAGGGCGACCAGCAGGCGGCAGGTGTTCCCGGCCGCGCAGGCGCTCGGCACGTACGCGAAGCCGTTGGCGTCCATGCTCAGCCCGTTGGCCCAGCCGTTGGTGGCGAAGGTGTCCTGGCTGAACCGGATGAGGGTGCCGCCGAGCGGGCCGGTGTTCGGCGCGGAGACCGAGCCGAGCAGCTTGCCGAGGAAGCTCCCCTCCGGGTCGGTGCCGCAGTCGTTCAGGAACGGCGAGGCGGTCGCCGTGCAGCCGACCGTGCCGTACGGGGTGACCCAGGCGTGCCCGGCGGCGCTGCCGGAGTCGTACCGCACGCTGGCCCCGAAGTCCTGGTAGTAGCGGACCAGGTCGTCGGTGACCGACTTCTTCACGGTGTTGTCGTTGCCGCCGTGGTAGACGTACACCGGTTGGCCGGCGAGGTTGCCGGTGCCGTCGATCCAGCCGTAGGACGCCCAGCTGCGGGTGTAGCTCTCCAGGGTCGACACGTACGTCGGGTAGATGTTGTCCCCGCAGCCGTAGAGCGCCTGGTTGACGTTGTTCTGCGCGCAGTAGTACGGGCCGGCGGCGAAGACGGCCGCGCCCCGGATCCGCGTCGAGTACGCGACCTGGAGCTGGGTGGCCATGTACCCCCCGGAGGAGACTCCGGCGACGTACACGGCGGAGACGTGGTAGGTGCCGAGCGAGCCGGAGACCGGGGTCTTGGTGTACGGCGTGCCGGCGGCCCGGGCGGCGGTGCCGCCGGGCAGGAT
This sequence is a window from Micromonospora sp. NBRC 110009. Protein-coding genes within it:
- a CDS encoding extracellular catalytic domain type 2 short-chain-length polyhydroxyalkanoate depolymerase — protein: MVNITLAFPHVGRPAGAPTGERHEDTWKAATTLAAALLLILPGGTAARAAGTPYTKTPVSGSLGTYHVSAVYVAGVSSGGYMATQLQVAYSTRIRGAAVFAAGPYYCAQNNVNQALYGCGDNIYPTYVSTLESYTRSWASYGWIDGTGNLAGQPVYVYHGGNDNTVKKSVTDDLVRYYQDFGASVRYDSGSAAGHAWVTPYGTVGCTATASPFLNDCGTDPEGSFLGKLLGSVSAPNTGPLGGTLIRFSQDTFATNGWANGLSMDANGFAYVPSACAAGNTCRLLVALHGCAQGYAKVGTAFVDRANLNQYADTNRLIVLYPQAIASGVNPNGCWDWWGYLGATNYPIKGGYQVETIMNMVRRLDG